The genomic DNA ATCGGCGGTACCATTGCCGCGGTATTAATGACGATGTTGGCAGAACCTGTCGCCAGTTTTGCGATTAAATTTGGCCCGGCTGAATACTTTTTATTAATGGTTGCCGCCCTTTCTATGACCGTTTCCATGTCGAAAGGTAATATGCTAAAAGGCTTTTTATCGATGGCGGTTGGCCTTGCGATTTCAACCGTTGGGATTGATGGACAATCTGGCCTGCAACGTTTCACCTTTGGAAATCTAGAGCTTCAAACCGGTATTGATTTCTTAGTCGTTATCATCGGTATTTATGCCATGGGTGAAGTTTTTAAAAGCTTCCGTACGTTAAGTGATGGCAGCAAAAAAGTTCAAACGAAATTTAAGAAAATTTGGATCAGTCAAGACGATTGGAAACGTTCAAAATGGCCAATCCTACGTAGTGCCCCCATTGGCTTTATCATCGGTGCGTTACCCGGGGCCGGTGGTACCATGGCTTCACTCATGTGTTATAACAATGAGAAGCAACTGTCTAAAAATAAAGATGAATTTGGACACGGTGCAATTGAAGGATTAGCCGCGCCAGAGTCTGCCAATAACGCGGCTTCAATTGGGGCAATGATCCCAATGTTATCATTAGGCGTTCCAGGTTCAGGTACCACAGCGGTAATGATGGGCGCGTTATTGATGCTTGGTATTCAACCGGGGCCATTATTATTCTCTCAGCATCCAGATACGGCTTGGGGGTTAATCGCGAGTATGTTTGTTGCCAACGTTATTTTGGCTATCGTCAATATACCACTAGCGGGTGTTTTGGTTCGTCTATTATCGATTCCGGCCAAGGTACTCTACCCTATCGTTCTTGGTTTAGCGTTTGTGGGTTGTTATGCCATTAGTGCTTCTGTCGTTGATTTCTATATTCTTATTATTTTAGGCATTGCAGGGGTAATCATGGGACGAGCTAACATTCCAACAGCACCAATGATCTTGGCGGCTATTGTCGGTGGGCAAATGGAGCAATCTTTCCGTCAAGGTTACCGAATCTCAAACCAAGATTTAACAACTTTTGCACATTCAGGTATTGCTCAGATATTGTTAGCCGTCATTATCTTATCAATTTTGCTTCCTATGGTTGGCGCGCTTCGCCATAAAATGACACAAAGAACCGCCGAACTGTAAAGAGCTAATCTATACCCAAAATCACTGAAGCCGCCGTTTGAAATGAAATAGGTATAAACATCATTCTCCTTTGGGATTATGCTTAACCGCTTTACCCTCGCCCAAATAATGGTGATAGATAACCGTTATTTGGGTTTTTTCTGTTAATCAGCTTTATACACAAGTGATTTTAAAAGGCAGAAATGAATTATCTAACGCTCCCTTCAGGCGAATTAAACAGCTTCACGTTAAATACTGAAAACAGGTATCCGTCACTGTCTTTCTCGTCATTTTGATTTAACATGTCGTTATCATTTCATGCTATTTCAAAGCACCAAATCAAATCGATATGTATACTCAAATCTTATGAATAACCCATTCCCTTCTTTATCAACATTCACCTTCCGAACTAAAGTATTTTTGCTGCTATTCATATTATTAATTCTGCAAATGTCGGTGATGGTTTGGCATTTTGATCGCACACTATACGACTCGATCAAACACCAAGTTGGGACTCGCGCACTGATTCAAGCCAAAGAAATTGCCAGCGACCCTGAACTCATCAAACAAGTTGAACAAAAGAACATTGCTCAATTAAAGCCGCACATTCAACGGCTTTCACGAATATCCGATGCCAGTTTTATTGTCATTGGCGATGAAAAAGGTATCCGCCTATCGCATCCTGTCGAAGAACGAATCGGCTATGCTATGCAAGGGGGCGATAACACGGGAGTTTTAGAACGAGGTGAATCTTACGTTACCTTACGTGAAGGCAGCTTAGGTTACGGAGTAAGAGGAAAAACGCCTATTTTTGATGCGAATAAAAACATCATTGGCGTCGTATCGGTAGGTTATTTACTCAACCGATTTGATCAATGGCTCGACGTCTATATGACGCCATTACTGATTGAGATTTTTATACTCTTTTCGTTAACCTTAATTGCCGCATGGTGGTTTTCTTGGCATGTACAAAACAAAATGAATGGTATGGAACCAGAAGAGATCGCCCTAGCTTTAAATTTGCAAAAATCCATTTTAAGCTCAGTGTATGAAGGCCTGATCGCCATCGATAAAAAAGGATACTTTCTCACTATCAATAAAACCGCAAAACAATTACTAGGCATCAACAAGGATGTTAAACATTTAAAAACCCGCCAAATTATTGAATATGTTTCCCATACTGAATTCTTTTTCCGTCCGCCTTTAAACCAAAACTTAAAAGATGAGATCATTCAATTAAATGGGTTAAATTTAATTGCCAACCGTGTCGCTATTTATCGGCAAGAAGAACATAGACAAAATGAAATTATTGGATGGGTCGTCAGCTTTCGCGAAAAAAGTGATATTGACTCACTGACAATGGAACTCTCTCAAATTCAGCAACACACGGACAATCTGCGAGTACTACGCCATGAATTCTCCAACCGTTTAGCCATGATTTCTGGTTTGATCCAAATGGGGAAACTAGACGAAGTGAAACAATTAATTAGCCAAGAAAGTACTAATAAACAGGCTTTATTGGACTTCATTCATCATAATATACGCCTGCCGCAAGTCGCGGGTCTATTATTAGGCAAATCATTGCGGGCCAAAGAGCTTAATATCCGCTTAAAATTTGATCCGACCTGTCAATTAAACTCGTTGATCTCAAACTTAGATGAAACAGAGTTATGTGCAATCCTTGGAAACCTCATTGATAAT from Vibrio casei includes the following:
- a CDS encoding tripartite tricarboxylate transporter permease, yielding MDILANLMDGFGIALQPYYLFLITAGGILGTIIGMLPGLGPATGVAILLPMTFAMGPTASLITMTGVYIGAMFGGSRSSILINTPGDGAALAATFDGYPMAMKGRAESALAISAIASLIGGTIAAVLMTMLAEPVASFAIKFGPAEYFLLMVAALSMTVSMSKGNMLKGFLSMAVGLAISTVGIDGQSGLQRFTFGNLELQTGIDFLVVIIGIYAMGEVFKSFRTLSDGSKKVQTKFKKIWISQDDWKRSKWPILRSAPIGFIIGALPGAGGTMASLMCYNNEKQLSKNKDEFGHGAIEGLAAPESANNAASIGAMIPMLSLGVPGSGTTAVMMGALLMLGIQPGPLLFSQHPDTAWGLIASMFVANVILAIVNIPLAGVLVRLLSIPAKVLYPIVLGLAFVGCYAISASVVDFYILIILGIAGVIMGRANIPTAPMILAAIVGGQMEQSFRQGYRISNQDLTTFAHSGIAQILLAVIILSILLPMVGALRHKMTQRTAEL
- a CDS encoding ATP-binding protein, which gives rise to MNNPFPSLSTFTFRTKVFLLLFILLILQMSVMVWHFDRTLYDSIKHQVGTRALIQAKEIASDPELIKQVEQKNIAQLKPHIQRLSRISDASFIVIGDEKGIRLSHPVEERIGYAMQGGDNTGVLERGESYVTLREGSLGYGVRGKTPIFDANKNIIGVVSVGYLLNRFDQWLDVYMTPLLIEIFILFSLTLIAAWWFSWHVQNKMNGMEPEEIALALNLQKSILSSVYEGLIAIDKKGYFLTINKTAKQLLGINKDVKHLKTRQIIEYVSHTEFFFRPPLNQNLKDEIIQLNGLNLIANRVAIYRQEEHRQNEIIGWVVSFREKSDIDSLTMELSQIQQHTDNLRVLRHEFSNRLAMISGLIQMGKLDEVKQLISQESTNKQALLDFIHHNIRLPQVAGLLLGKSLRAKELNIRLKFDPTCQLNSLISNLDETELCAILGNLIDNAFDATQNNPTSNRTIDVLITDAGEDLVIEITDNGIGIDPYLIDDIWKKGVTTKKDDHQSHGIGLYLVHSYVMQANGFITVDKAEPQGCIFSIFIPNKALSD